cataatctcatcgaaccttctttcttcttgaccaaTAGAACAGGTTCCCCCCACGgtgatacactaggacgaataaatctcTTCTCAAGCAAATATtctagttgactcttcaactctttcaactcagaagcaaacatcctatatggagccatcgatacaggactaattccaggaactaaatcaatcgaaaactcaacttctcgTTCCGTTGGTAAATCAATTATATCATCAGGAAATACCTCCTCAAATTCACAAACTATAGGCAATTCCTCAATGGTTCTCTTCTCGCGCACATCTAAGGTTGCtaacaacataaacaattcagcTTCATCTTGAACCGATTCGTCGACTTGCTTAACGGATAGGAACAAATCTTCTTTAATACAATTctcaggaaagatgaccgtcttatcaaaacagttgatatacacacgattaaattccaaccaattcacatccaaaatcacatcaagttgttctaaaggaagacaaactaaatcgatcccgaaatctctaccaaagatactcaatggACAATTCAGACAtacataagaagtagaaacagaacccatagcaggtgtatcaataaccatacttctacgcatatcagataatacaagattcaatctcctagcacaatccaaggaaatgaaagaatgtgtcgcacaggtatcaataatagcaatcaaaggtgtaccattaatgaagcacgtACCTTGAATTAGCCTCTCATCAGTAGTGGCTTCCGCACCAGACAATGCGAACACTTTTCCTTttgcttgctccttctttggtttGTCACATTTTGTACTAACGTGGCCTTTctctccacagttgaaacaagtcacatTCGAACCACCTCTACAATTAGTAGCTATGTGACCatacttgccacacttgaaacaagtagtaACCTCTTTCTTGCACTCAGCAGCTTTATGACCCTCAacaccacatttgaagcacttaagtggagtagaagaTCCTCCCaaacttggcttcttgccaaaaccagcttGTTTCCTCTTGTCATCATACAGTTTCCCACGATCCTGATTCTTTCCTTTCAAACTCTTGTAGAGAGAAGCACTCtctctactatcctcatcataaatccgactcttgttaaccaattcagtaaaacgggtaatctgttggtaaccaatagccttcttgatatcatgtctcaagccattcacaaacttcaaacatttAGACCTCTCAGCATTAGCAGTATTATAGTggggacaatacttgataagctcctGAAATTTAGCAGCATAAATAGCAAcagtaccatttccttgcttcaactcaaggaattccacctctttcttcccacgacaatcttctggaaaatagttctccaagaagacatcacggaaaagatcccaagtaaccTCAATGCCATCTTCTTCAAACCTCTGAAGAGTGTTGTTCCACCAATCTTCAGCTTCCTTTTCTAGCATATGGGTACCAAACTGCACTTTCAGGGCATCGGTACAGTTCATAACTCTGaagatcttctcaatcgccttcaaccaagcttgagctttatcagGTTCATGTTCACCCTCAAAgacaggaggattgttcctctagaATCTCCCTAAAGCACAGTACTCATCATCATCCCCGTTCCGGTTACCAACATTCGCCTGAGGAATCTGACCAATAGCACCAGCCAACCTCGCCAACGCctcagcaatagcatcatcattcctGCCTGCAACCATCatcctaaacaaccaaacaaccagacaaacagtatcgatcgtgtcagatacacaaatcataTACAACAAGATAAGAAAACATTAacgactattgaccaactggtcgaccaagctctgataccactaatgtaacacccctttttactaCCCCAAAAtgtttaacatataatcagagaatagtatgcatataattcaaaagggcgtcacatcgatgtttttagAAAactaaaaacctttttaaaagagaaAACTGGCGGCATTCATCTATACAACACAATACccctggtcattttaataacacttagtataaaatcacaatttaacctggatatgcattcacagcggaaaatatgatactcatgtgattcataatgattcatgtcccatatcatgatcatacatcgact
The Vicia villosa cultivar HV-30 ecotype Madison, WI linkage group LG6, Vvil1.0, whole genome shotgun sequence genome window above contains:
- the LOC131613785 gene encoding uncharacterized protein LOC131613785, with product MVAGRNDDAIAEALARLAGAIGQIPQANAIEKIFRVMNCTDALKVQFGTHMLEKEAEDWWNNTLQRFEEDGIEELIKYCPHYNTANAERSKCLKFDSRESASLYKSLKGKNQDRGKLYDDKRKQAGFGKKPSLGGSSTPLKCFKCGVEGHKAAECKKEVTTCFKCGKYGHIATNCRGGSNVTCFNCGEKGHVSTKCDKPKKEQAKGKVFALSGAEATTDERLIQETSSGVKLGMLKLTSGILDEIREGQKSDLGLVDRFTLINQGRGGDFRINENGIMRCRDRVCVPDVADLGKRILEEGHRSGYNGL